The genomic stretch GACGACGCAAGCCTGGAGCACGAGGCGGACGTCATGGGCTCCCGGGCGCTGGGGCTCGACGGGGGGCTGTCGGAGACGCTGGCGCCGCTGCAGCGGCGTCAGGCTCCCGCCGCGTCACCGGGCGGCGCGCCCCTCCAACGGGTGGCCGTGCAGATCTCCACCGACGACCTCGGGGAAATCTCGGGGCTCGAGGTGGGAGGACGCGCCGGCTCGCTCTGGCCCCAGGAACGCCACCACTCCACGCCCTGGCAGGTCTATCTGGATACGCTCAACGGGGAGCTGACCTCCTTGAGCATCCCCGAGGCGGTCCAGTCGATGAACGGCTTGGATGACCACCTGCGGACGCTGCCCGGGTGGGGCCTGGTGAACAGCCTGGAGGCGGGCAAGCGCGCGGCGCTCCAGGCGGAGATCGCCGAGCTGGTCAACCGCCGGGGGCACACCAACGGGCTGGGCGACGACTCGCCGTTGCTGGGCCTGTCGCTGCAGCGCTACGCCCAGCAGTGGCTGGTCGTGCGCAGCAAGCTCCCGCTGGCCCAATCCGACGTGGGTGGGGGCGCGGGGACCGTGGCGGATGACACGGCCGTCGCCCGGGACGCGAACACGGGCGGAATCGTCGATGATGACGACCTGCGCGACGCGCTCTTCAGCATGTTCGACTTCCGCTCGTTCCGGGACGTCCTCACGGACCCGCACTCCGGCGACGACGACCTCGAATACGAGAACCTGGGGTTGGACCCCGCCAACACCGCGCTGACGTTGGACCAGCTCCGGGCCCTGTCCTTCGAACAGCATGCCCGCTCCATCGAGGTGGCCTATCCCACGGCCTTCGGACAGCTGTACGGCGGCGCCAACCCCCTGGCCACGATGGTCGCGCAGATGGAGGCTCACTGGGGCGCGCTGGATGACGAGGGCTCCGAGGCCTCGGACTCGGGCTCGGACATGTCCGACTAGCGATGTCCGGACGACACGAGGCCCCACCCCCCGGCGAGGAGGGATGGGGCCTGGGAGAGACTCGCGGGCTGGCTACGCCGTGCGCTTCACGTTCTTCGACGCGTCCACCAGCACCTTGGCGAAGGTGAGCCCGTCGGGGCCCGCGTCCACCTGGATGGCGTCGCCCGGCGCGAACTCACCGGCCAGCACCTTCAGGGCCAGCGGATCGAGCAGGTTCTTCTGCACCGCGCGCTTCAGCGGGCGCGCGCCGTACGTCGGGTCGTAGCCGCGGTCCGCCAGCAGGTCCTTGGCCTTGTCCGTCAGCTCCAGCGTGAGCCGCTTGTCGGCGAGCAGCTTCGACAGCTTGGCGATCTGCAGGTCGACGATGCGGTAGATGTCCTTCTTGCGCAGCGGCTCGAAGATGACGATTTCGTCCACGCGGTTGAGGAACTCCGGGCGGAAGTGCGAGCGCAGCACCTCCATGACCTCCTCGCGCGTCTTGTCGTCGAGCTCCTCCTTGCCGGCCATCCCCGCCTGCAGTTCGTGCGAGCCCAGGTTGGACGTCATGATGAGGACGGTGTTCTTGAAGTCCACCGTGCGGCCCTGGCTGTCCGTCAGCCGGCCCTCGTCCAGGATCTGCAGCAGGATGTTGAAGACGTCCGGGTGCGCCTTCTCGATTTCGTCGAAGAGGACCACCGTGTACGGCCGGCGGCGCACCGCCTCCGTCAGCTGTCCGCCCTCCTCGTAGCCGACGTAGCCCGGGGGCGCGCCCACCAGCCGCGCCACCGCGTGCTTCTCCATGAACTCGGACATGTCGATGCGGACCATGGCCGAGTCGTCATCGAAGAGGAACTCCGCCAGCGCCTTGGCCGTCTCCGTCTTGCCCACGCCCGTGGGGCCCAGGAAGATGAACGAGCCGATGGGGCGGTTGGGGTCCTGCAGGCCGCTGCGCGCGCGGCGCACGGCGTTGGACACCGCCTCCACGGGGCTGCGCTGACCAATCACGCGCTGGGCCAGCCGGTCCTCCATGTGGATGAGCTTCTGGACCTCGCCCTCCATCAGCCGCGAGACGGGGATGCCCGTCCACTTGGCCACCACCGCGGCGATGTCCTCCGCGTCCACCTTCTCCTTGAGGAACTTCTGGTTCTTCTGCACGTCCGTCAGCTTCTCCGTCTGGCTCTTGAGCTCCTTCTCCAGCGACGGAATCACGCCGAACTTCAGCTCCGCGGCGCGCGTCAGGTCGCCCTGGCGTTCGGCGGCGGCCTGGTCGTTGCGCGCCTTCTCCAGCTTCTCCTTGAAGCCGTGCAGGTTGTTGCTGATGGACTTCTCCGTGTCCCACTGCGCCTTGAGGGTGTTGAACTTCTCCCCCAGGTTGGCCAGCTCCTTCTCCACCTGGGCCAGGCGCTCCACCGAGTGCGGGTCCTTCTCCTTGCGCAGGCCCTCGCGTTCAATCTGGAGCTGGGTCATCTTCCGGCGCACGTCGTCCAGCTCCGTGGGCATGGAGTCACGCTCGATGCGCAGGCGGCTGGCGGCCTCGTCGACCAGGTCGATGGCCTTGTCCGGCAGGAAGCGGTCCGCGATGTAGCGGTGGCTGAGCGTGGCGGCGGCGACCAGCGCGTTGTCCTGGATGTCGACCTTGTGGTGCGTCTCGTAGCGCTCCTTCAGGCCGCGCAGGATGCTGATGGTGTCGTGCACGCTCGGCTCGCCCACGAAGACGGGCTGGAAGCGCCGCTCCAGGGCCGCGTCCTTCTCGATGTGCTTGCGGTACTCGTCCAGCGTGGTGGCGCCGATGCAGTGCAATTCCCCGCGCGACAGCGCCGGCTTGAGCATGTTGCCCGCGTCCATCGCGCCCTCGGCCTTGCCCGCGCCGACGATGGTGTGGATTTCGTCGATGAAGAGGATGATTTCGCCCGCCGAGTCGGCGATCTCCTTGAGCACCGCCTTGAGGCGCTCCTCGAACTCGCCGCGGAACTTCGCGCCGGCGACCATGGCGCCCAGGTCCAGCGAGATGAGCGTCTTGTTCTTCAGGCCCTCCGGCACGTCGCCGTCGACGATGCGCCGCGCCAGCCCCTCCGCGATGGCCGTCTTGCCCACGCCCGGCTCACCGATGAGCACCGGGTTGTTCTTCGTGCGCCGGCTGAGCACCTGGACACAGCGGCGGATCTCCTCGTCGCGCCCGATGACCGGGTCCAGCTTCCCGGCGCGCGCGGCGGCCGTCAGGTCGCGCCCGTACTTCTCCAGCGCCTGGTAGTTGGATTCCGCGTCCTGGCTCGTCACGCGCGCCGACCCGCGGACCTCCTTGAGGCCGGCCAGCACGCGGTCGCGGGTGATGCCCGACGACTTGAAGATCTCCCCCACCGTGCCCTTGTCCTGGGTGAGCGCCAGCAGGAGGTGCTCGGAGGAGATGAACTCGTCCTTCAGGGACTTGGCTTCGTCCTCGGCCTTGTCGAAGACCTTGAGCAGCCGCTGCCCGAGCATGGCGCTCTCGCCGCCCTGCATCCGGGGGAGCTTGCCGAGCGCCTCGCCCAGGCGCGCTGCCAGGAGCTTCACGTCCGCGCCAATCTTGCGCAGCAGCGGCTCCACGATGCCGTCCTTCTGGGACTGCAACGCCGCCGCGAGGTGCTCCGGCTCGTACTGGGGGTTGTCGGCGCGGCGGGCCAGCGCCTGGCCTTCTTGAATCGCTTCCTGCGCCTTCACCGTGAACTTGTCGAGTCGCATGAACTCAACGTAAGAGTCGCGTCGGGCTTGGCAAGTTGCCGCGATGCGTCGTGGCCAGGCGCCCGAGGAGTGGTCCGGGCGGAATACTTTGGACCCCTGGTAGCAACTGGCTTTTCACGGTGCCGGAGTTGCCACCGGGCGCGAGGCTCGGCTATAGGCGGCGCGCACCCTCGGGGGGCTGACTCTGGAAGCGCACGGCGGCTATCTCATTCGAATCGAATCCTTCGGCGGGCTGGAGTTGCTCCGGCTGGCGCGCGAGGCGCTGGCGCTGGATGGCGCCACGGGGGCCACCGGGCTCCACGTCTCCGTCATCCGCCGCCGCAAGGTCGTGCGCCTGGCGTACGTCGGTCCCTTCACCGCGGGGAGGCAGGGGGCGCACTGGTACGCGGCGCACCACGCCCTCGCCCGGCTGCTGTCCAGGGCCGCCAACGCGGCCGTGCAGGCGTACGTCTACGACCCGGACGAGGGCGAGGACGTCATCGCCTACGGCAATGGCCGGCGGGTGGGCGGCGAGCGGGTGGTCTACGAGGACGTCGAGCTGCCGCCGGGGCGCCCGGAGGACGTGGACGAGGCGACGTTCGCGCAGATGCAATCGCGTTGGCCGTTGGGCCACCTGGCGCACGTCTTCGGCGTGGCCCGGAAGGAGCTGGTGCGTCTGCCGCTCGCGAAGCCCGGCTGCGTGCTGCCGCTGGAGGGCACGCCCTCCGACGCGGAGGCGCTGCTGGAGGCGTTGCTGCCGGGCCCCGAGGCGCCGCACGCCCCGTGATCCGGGGCGGCCGACGTCTTCCGGGGACTACTCTTCCCTGGGACCGTCCAGGGCGACGAGCGCTTCGCGGACCGGCTCGCTGTGGAAGTACTGGCCGAGCACGGCGAAGGTGCCCGCCACGAGCGCGGTGAAGACCACCGTCGTCCCCAGGGCATAGCCGGAGAAGATGGTT from Myxococcus stipitatus encodes the following:
- a CDS encoding DUF4157 domain-containing protein; translation: MGHVAHEPHSSSNAPVEARTASEGGAALSSSRAAPLVQLQRAFDQSPRVAARARQAQAMQRRAAPRNETGLPDDLKAGVESLSGFSMDDVRVHFNSGMPAQLQALAYTQGSDIHVAPGQEKHLAHEAWHVVQQKQGRVRPTRQLQSEPLNDDASLEHEADVMGSRALGLDGGLSETLAPLQRRQAPAASPGGAPLQRVAVQISTDDLGEISGLEVGGRAGSLWPQERHHSTPWQVYLDTLNGELTSLSIPEAVQSMNGLDDHLRTLPGWGLVNSLEAGKRAALQAEIAELVNRRGHTNGLGDDSPLLGLSLQRYAQQWLVVRSKLPLAQSDVGGGAGTVADDTAVARDANTGGIVDDDDLRDALFSMFDFRSFRDVLTDPHSGDDDLEYENLGLDPANTALTLDQLRALSFEQHARSIEVAYPTAFGQLYGGANPLATMVAQMEAHWGALDDEGSEASDSGSDMSD
- the clpB gene encoding ATP-dependent chaperone ClpB — encoded protein: MRLDKFTVKAQEAIQEGQALARRADNPQYEPEHLAAALQSQKDGIVEPLLRKIGADVKLLAARLGEALGKLPRMQGGESAMLGQRLLKVFDKAEDEAKSLKDEFISSEHLLLALTQDKGTVGEIFKSSGITRDRVLAGLKEVRGSARVTSQDAESNYQALEKYGRDLTAAARAGKLDPVIGRDEEIRRCVQVLSRRTKNNPVLIGEPGVGKTAIAEGLARRIVDGDVPEGLKNKTLISLDLGAMVAGAKFRGEFEERLKAVLKEIADSAGEIILFIDEIHTIVGAGKAEGAMDAGNMLKPALSRGELHCIGATTLDEYRKHIEKDAALERRFQPVFVGEPSVHDTISILRGLKERYETHHKVDIQDNALVAAATLSHRYIADRFLPDKAIDLVDEAASRLRIERDSMPTELDDVRRKMTQLQIEREGLRKEKDPHSVERLAQVEKELANLGEKFNTLKAQWDTEKSISNNLHGFKEKLEKARNDQAAAERQGDLTRAAELKFGVIPSLEKELKSQTEKLTDVQKNQKFLKEKVDAEDIAAVVAKWTGIPVSRLMEGEVQKLIHMEDRLAQRVIGQRSPVEAVSNAVRRARSGLQDPNRPIGSFIFLGPTGVGKTETAKALAEFLFDDDSAMVRIDMSEFMEKHAVARLVGAPPGYVGYEEGGQLTEAVRRRPYTVVLFDEIEKAHPDVFNILLQILDEGRLTDSQGRTVDFKNTVLIMTSNLGSHELQAGMAGKEELDDKTREEVMEVLRSHFRPEFLNRVDEIVIFEPLRKKDIYRIVDLQIAKLSKLLADKRLTLELTDKAKDLLADRGYDPTYGARPLKRAVQKNLLDPLALKVLAGEFAPGDAIQVDAGPDGLTFAKVLVDASKNVKRTA